The proteins below are encoded in one region of Halocatena salina:
- a CDS encoding SDR family oxidoreductase produces MDKTVLITGCSSGVGRATATAFLEEEWTVYATARNTEDIESLADVGCETAPLDVTDEDSITAVVDRILDEQGQIDCLVNNAGYGQFGPVEDVPTELLDAQFDVNVYGPHRLVRAVLPSMREHGTGTIVNVSSVVGRVSVPGMGVYSASKHALEALSDALRSEVEDDGVAVSLVQAGPVSTEFADRADSELSKLDQSDTYDAVYTFYEDTEMFGGQSPVAVPPETVAETILEAGVSPNPDARYPAGSFGTLALKTRFLPDGVRDWVYRQLLRVL; encoded by the coding sequence ATGGACAAGACGGTACTCATCACCGGCTGTTCGTCCGGTGTCGGCCGTGCGACCGCAACAGCGTTTCTCGAAGAGGAATGGACGGTGTACGCGACCGCGCGAAACACAGAAGACATCGAATCGCTCGCGGACGTGGGGTGTGAAACCGCACCGCTCGACGTGACCGACGAGGATTCGATCACGGCCGTCGTCGATCGGATTCTCGACGAACAGGGGCAGATCGACTGTCTCGTGAACAACGCTGGCTACGGACAGTTCGGTCCGGTTGAGGACGTTCCAACGGAGTTGCTGGACGCCCAGTTCGACGTGAACGTGTACGGCCCTCACCGGCTCGTCCGCGCTGTGCTTCCGTCGATGCGAGAGCACGGCACCGGAACGATCGTCAACGTTTCGAGCGTCGTCGGACGTGTTTCCGTCCCCGGTATGGGCGTGTACAGCGCTTCCAAGCACGCACTCGAGGCGCTGAGCGACGCGCTTCGGTCCGAAGTCGAGGACGACGGCGTTGCTGTCTCACTCGTCCAAGCCGGTCCCGTTTCGACCGAGTTCGCTGACCGGGCAGACTCCGAACTCTCGAAGCTCGATCAGTCCGACACCTACGACGCCGTCTACACGTTTTATGAGGACACCGAGATGTTCGGTGGTCAATCTCCCGTTGCTGTTCCGCCCGAAACGGTTGCGGAGACGATCCTCGAAGCCGGCGTGTCGCCGAACCCTGACGCGCGATATCCGGCTGGATCGTTTGGGACCCTAGCGCTCAAAACACGGTTCCTTCCGGACGGTGTCCGTGATTGGGTGTATCGGCAGCTCCTTCGGGTGCTGTAA
- a CDS encoding ArsA family ATPase: protein MSDIEVEAVDSIETIDEEATVDGTTVPSGVDAPEYVLYGGKGGVGKTTCAAATALASANGGTPTLIVSTDPAHSLSDILQLPIPNEPARISEEHPLYGVEIDPEANDGQNGATLDGLFDGLNGQGFGFGMGMGMDGTPDDTGPIDREPVDSGPMFPGADETAAVQLLLEYFDDPRFDRVVVDTAPTGHTLRLLALPDLMDSMVGRFLSLRERMRGALGSFPGPFGDSNASDGMDQLEAFSDRIEHLRSVLQDPDRTEFRVVMTPQQLSVIESQRLLDRLEEFGIATGTVVVNRVTENVERLSDIDTSDVVTPNVDDCTFCQHRWESQQEALQRAQSVFRGREIKRVPLFASEIRGPSMLRLVAACLD, encoded by the coding sequence ATGAGCGACATCGAGGTTGAGGCAGTCGACTCCATCGAAACTATCGATGAGGAGGCGACGGTGGACGGAACCACCGTTCCATCGGGAGTCGACGCGCCGGAGTACGTTCTGTATGGGGGTAAGGGTGGGGTCGGGAAAACGACGTGTGCAGCCGCAACGGCACTCGCAAGCGCGAACGGCGGTACACCGACGCTGATCGTTTCGACCGATCCAGCACATTCGCTATCGGACATCCTCCAACTCCCGATCCCAAACGAACCGGCACGGATCAGCGAGGAACATCCGTTGTACGGCGTCGAGATTGATCCCGAAGCGAACGACGGACAGAACGGTGCAACTCTCGATGGGCTGTTCGATGGACTGAACGGACAGGGATTCGGGTTCGGAATGGGAATGGGAATGGACGGGACCCCCGACGACACCGGGCCGATCGACCGGGAGCCCGTCGATTCAGGACCGATGTTCCCCGGTGCGGATGAGACGGCCGCTGTGCAGCTGTTGCTCGAATATTTTGACGATCCTCGATTCGATCGCGTCGTCGTCGACACCGCACCCACCGGTCATACGCTTCGGTTGCTGGCTCTCCCCGATCTCATGGACTCGATGGTTGGTCGTTTTCTCTCGCTGCGCGAACGGATGCGGGGCGCACTCGGCTCGTTCCCAGGACCGTTCGGTGATTCGAACGCCAGCGACGGCATGGATCAGTTAGAAGCGTTCAGCGACCGGATCGAACACCTCCGATCCGTTCTTCAGGATCCCGATCGCACGGAGTTCCGGGTGGTTATGACCCCACAACAACTGAGCGTCATCGAATCCCAACGGCTACTCGATCGGCTTGAAGAGTTCGGGATCGCCACGGGAACGGTCGTCGTCAATCGTGTTACAGAAAACGTCGAACGTCTCTCAGATATTGATACCAGTGACGTCGTGACGCCGAACGTCGATGACTGTACGTTCTGTCAACACCGATGGGAGAGCCAACAGGAAGCGCTCCAGCGTGCTCAGTCGGTGTTTCGAGGCCGGGAGATCAAGCGCGTTCCGTTGTTCGCTTCCGAAATTCGTGGCCCTTCGATGCTTCGACTGGTCGCGGCGTGTCTAGATTGA
- a CDS encoding pyridoxal phosphate-dependent aminotransferase produces the protein MEYDRPLFYHVMEYAAASERDTVDMVSGNPDWGPPDALREGLIEYASGDPGQFQYPPSEGLSPLREEIADRRGVEKERVIVTNGAGEANHLSMATGLEHHSGSEVLLADPVYPYYAGRSQLLGATPTFVPAERTGQLDPDRVREAASEETALIVVNTPNNPTGAVYDPDVMTDLIAIGEANDALVVSDEVYDHFDYTGTFESALSIDSEHRVVTNSFSKSLGVTGLRVGYAVLPERLVEAVRTRHMLTNVAGSRPAQRAVYQALRDTDRSYYERNRERLRDRIETFTEALDAIGAEYARPDGGFYVLARFDSVPGTLENTKRLIDEAGVAGMPGEAFGRTRADWFRFALLTQRVDDAATRLEAFVSDKQL, from the coding sequence ATGGAGTACGATCGGCCGCTGTTCTACCACGTCATGGAGTACGCGGCGGCATCCGAGCGCGACACCGTGGACATGGTGAGCGGCAACCCGGACTGGGGTCCGCCGGACGCGCTCCGGGAGGGCCTCATCGAGTACGCGAGCGGCGATCCCGGACAGTTCCAGTATCCCCCGAGCGAAGGGCTCTCACCGCTTCGCGAAGAGATCGCCGACCGTCGAGGTGTCGAGAAAGAACGGGTCATCGTCACTAACGGCGCTGGCGAGGCCAACCACCTCTCGATGGCGACCGGACTGGAGCACCATTCAGGTAGTGAAGTGCTGTTGGCCGATCCCGTCTACCCCTACTACGCCGGTCGGAGTCAGCTGCTGGGGGCAACGCCGACGTTCGTCCCGGCGGAACGGACGGGACAGCTCGATCCGGACCGAGTGCGCGAGGCGGCGAGCGAGGAGACGGCGCTGATCGTCGTGAACACCCCGAACAATCCGACAGGAGCAGTGTACGATCCGGACGTGATGACCGACCTCATCGCCATTGGAGAAGCGAACGACGCGCTGGTGGTGAGCGACGAGGTGTACGACCATTTCGACTACACGGGCACGTTCGAGAGCGCGCTGTCGATCGACTCCGAGCACCGGGTCGTGACGAACTCCTTTTCGAAATCTCTAGGCGTCACCGGACTCCGCGTCGGATACGCTGTCCTCCCAGAGCGGCTGGTCGAGGCGGTTCGAACCCGCCACATGCTCACGAACGTCGCTGGCAGCCGTCCCGCCCAGCGCGCCGTCTACCAGGCTCTCCGGGACACTGACCGCTCGTACTACGAACGAAACCGCGAGCGACTGCGCGACCGGATCGAAACGTTCACCGAGGCACTCGATGCGATCGGGGCGGAGTACGCCCGTCCTGACGGTGGCTTTTACGTTCTCGCGCGGTTCGACAGCGTTCCCGGTACGCTCGAAAACACGAAGCGGCTCATCGACGAGGCGGGCGTCGCTGGCATGCCCGGCGAGGCGTTCGGACGGACGCGAGCGGACTGGTTCCGATTTGCGCTCCTCACGCAACGGGTTGACGACGCGGCCACCCGACTCGAAGCCTTCGTTTCCGACAAACAGCTGTGA